A DNA window from Purpureocillium takamizusanense chromosome 9, complete sequence contains the following coding sequences:
- a CDS encoding uncharacterized protein (COG:S~EggNog:ENOG503P8B8), producing the protein MASAAQAVLSTPELLEAILVGVDMHTLLVSATRVCRLWHVVAASSLALQRSLFFHPENEDDSSGDRDRIPAKRQNPLLRLLFPAWFECVSSFRPSPSEPLHRFPATVTMGYKRFQELPLYDASLHMTSPGGGGGGGDNPFLRPQASWRRMLTSQPPCRVVVASASREPGASLSKTLGQPRLLRYPEGLRMGTLYDMTLRHCSAQHRGGLGSGGSGFMVVWVEGEGDEGYIDLARHLRRMVGVLPVVFEMGFRPVWEKRPDLVVQMLHTTRRGGSELEEGARRFWDRCGAGALGDGGEDAPGAGPGKRDAANDGIDIDWTIAEGVNE; encoded by the coding sequence ATGGCTTCCGCCGCGCAAGCTGTTCTGTCGACGcccgagctcctcgaggccatcctCGTTGGCGTCGACATGCACACATTGCTcgtctcggcgacgcgcgtCTGCCGCCTCtggcacgtcgtcgccgcctcatcgctcgcgctgcagcgcagcctGTTCTTCCATCCCGAGAACGAGGACGACAGCTCCGGCGACCGCGACCGCATCCCGGCGAAGAGGCAGAACCCTCTGCTAAGGCTCTTGTTCCCCGCATGGTTCGAGTGCGTCTCGTCGTTCCGCCCCAGCCCTAGCGAGCCGCTTCATCGCTTCCCCGCCACGGTGACCATGGGCTACAAGCGCTTCCAGGAACTCCCGCTGTACGATGCGAGCCTGCACATGACGagtcccggcggcggcggcggcggtggcgataACCCTTTCCTTCGCCCCCAAGCATCGTGGCGCCGCATGCTCACGTCCCAACCGCCctgccgcgtcgtcgtcgccagcgcctcgcgcgaACCGGGCGCCTCGCTCAGCAAGACGCTCGGCCAgccgcgcctgctgcgctACCCGGAGGGGCTACGCATGGGCACGCTGTACGATATGACGCTGCGACATTGCAGCGCGCAGCACCGCGGGgggctcggcagcggcggcagcggcttcatGGTGGTCtgggtcgagggcgagggcgacgagggctaCATCGACCTGGCGCGGCACCTGCGGCGGATGGTGGGCGtgctgcccgtcgtcttcgagATGGGGTTCCGGCCGGTGTGGGAGAAGCGGCCGGACCTGGTGGTGCAGATGCTTCacacgacgaggaggggcggctcggagctcgaggagggcgcccGCCGGTTCTGGGACAGGTGCGGTGCGGGTGCGTTgggcgacggaggcgaggaTGCCCCGGGAGCGGGTCCGGGGAAGCGGGATGCGGCCAACGATGGCATTGACATTGACTGGACAATTGCCGAGGGAGTAAATGAATAA
- a CDS encoding uncharacterized protein (TransMembrane:2 (o223-244i256-282o)~COG:U~EggNog:ENOG503NZ4W), which translates to MSGVDDADDVRRYQAPYSAHRPVPTISKYREEKAARQQNALKADESPDEGAASLWGWNQAKPEAQTDGKPDAPDAAAASAEASQPPQQADGLEKDDDEEQDEALKDTSQIDPGATDPKQRRKEMKHRKKERAEREVTDPVTHLPVTIHDFTSEALEEIEANSPSFGSTPKTATGLSAKGKSDEQLATEKQRMQDDHDMLTNRFPPPDFDVLGQQFAAITRRGITIGLCGAFIIALGALTLERWLHGRRDAQPNGSGWLGASFTWATLLALSAAAVAALVVGVRDYTSRKITSIFQDELWDAQRQQIEADANRNQTETTAWLNSLLGSVWPLINPDLFASLSDTLEDVMQASLPKFVRMVSVEDIGQGSEALRILGIRWLPTAAAAHSVTQDGKLTTQEQCDSGKGNDDQEDGLGDSDPKMQADKKAIAEGMEGEEGDFVNMEVAFAYRTRSSSKSLKDRTKDMHLYLAFYLPGNIKIPVWVDLQGIIGIMRLRLQLTPDPPFFALCTMTFLGQPKVNLSCTPLSQRGLNIMDIPLISNFVQSAVDAAVAEYVAPKSLTLDLKDMLAGDDFKKDTNSVGVLMINIKRGYDFKMGDTAIPFFSDGSSDPYVSVGWAKFGRVLWSTRILTSEMEPRWDETCFVLVTPEELNIEERLRVQLWDSDRFTADDDLGRIEVPLKELMTDEQSKGRMWKRTDGFRALKSGDNMPGKLEWSVGYFTKAKIQQDQFDKQTHDRKVRSMDQLRHKVDQSCERKLRETMFKEGQTERDEAELQQQKAQELKAEQDAMIISAPPPDKYPSGLFSLQIHNITGLELVKLSKSQSVDDEEASDEEETGESLPSSYCTVIVNHSKTFKTRTKPQNAKPFFNAGCERFIRDWRDCDVYVSVRDARLHEDDPLLGIVHLPLGDIFRDRSQVMGFWPLSGGIGHGRIRLSMVWRSVRLQAPRNLLGWNYGTVDVQPRATSSDCPRDLRSCKLKLKTNISMGKLYARGGGGHDDDNNNSSNNNSNEARWTAKRGQNVSLAVHKRYSSCMSISFKDKGFFGDKVAAFCVLWLKDIPDEEEQELELPICKGDFERATANCLDEAGERLGTLKLKLTFWAGMGAAHSAWASRNQNTRDVVEVIDTSRDNLDADKMQKEAGIVDEEASSDSDSSDSDSSDDDDDDDDDKKVNNGEGKAKGRRNGVGGRSAIPDGSEGDKQGPLDQIRDYRRRDKALHRQHRGIMQWKVPRTGRWVKHKMERVGDGVSGLFDRHSKQEGIETEV; encoded by the exons ATGTCGggcgtcgatgacgccgacgatgtaCGCCGCTACCAGGCGCCGTACAGCGCTCACCGACCTGTCCCCACGATATCCAAGTATCGCGAGGAAAAGGCTGCGCGACAGCAGAATGCtctcaaggccgacgagagccccgacgagggcgccgcgtcGCTCTGGGGTTGGAACCAGGCCAAGCCAGAGGCCCAAACAGACGGCAAGCCTGATGCGcctgatgccgccgccgccagcgctgAAGCCAGTCAGCCTCCTCAACAggcggacggcctcgagaaagacgatgacgaagaacaagacgaggccctcaaggacACGTCCCAGATCGACCCGGGAGCCACCGATCCCAAGCAGCGCCGCAAGGAGATGAAGCACCGCAAAAAGGAACGTGCCGAGCGAGAGGTCACTGATCCCGTCACTCACCTTCCCGTCACCATCCACGACTTCACcagcgaggccctcgaggaaATCGAGGCCAACAGTCCCTCGTTTGGCTCGACGCCAAAGACGGCCACCGGCCTGAGCGCCAAGGGAAAGtcggacgagcagctcgctACCGAGAAGCAGCGCATGCAGGACGACCACGACATGCTCACCAACCGGTTCCCGCCGCCAGACTTTGATGTCTTGGGTCAGCAGTTTGCGGCCATCACGAGGCGGGGCATCACCATTGGATTGTGCGGCGCTTTCATCATTGCCCTCGGAGCACTAACGCTGGAGCGCTGGCTTCACGGCCGGCGAGACGCACAGCCCAACGGTAGCGGCTGGCTTGGAGCAAGCTTCACGtgggcgacgctgctggctctgagtgccgcggccgtcgctgctTTGGTCGTCGGTGTCCGCGACTACACATCCCGGAAAATCACCAGCATCTTCCAGGACGAGCTGTGGGatgcgcagcgccagcagatagaggccgacgccaacAGGAATCAgaccgagacgacggcctggctCAACTCGCTCCTCGGCTCGGTGTGGCCTCTGATCAACCCCGACCTGTTTGCCAGCTTATCAGACACCCTCGAAGACGTCATGCAGGCGTCTCTCCCAAAATTCGTCCGCATGGTCAGCGTCGAAGAcatcggccagggcagcgaggcgcTTCGGATCCTCGGCATCCGCTGGCtccccacggccgcggccgctcacTCTGTGACCCAGGATGGAAAGCTCACGACGCAAGAGCAATGCGACAGTGGCAAGGGCAACGACGATCAGGAggacggcctgggcgactCGGACCCCAAGATGCAGGCAGACAAGAAAGCCATTGCCGAGGGcatggagggcgaggagggcgactTTGTCAACATGGAAGTCGCCTTTGCCTATCGCACGCGCTCAAGCTCCAAGAGCCTCAAGGACCGAACCAAGGACATGCACCTCTATCTGGCTTTCTATCTGCCCGGAAACATCAAGATACCCGTCTGGGTCGACCTGCAGGGCATCATTGGCATCATGCGGCTGAGGCTGCAACTGACGCCCGATCCCCCCTTCTTCGCCCTCTGCACCATGACGTTTCTGGGCCAGCCAAAGGTCAATCTCAGCTGTACGCCCCTGAGCCAGCGTGGCCTCAACATCATGGACATTCCTCTCATCAGCAACTTTGTGCAGTCCGCTGTCGATGCGGCAGTGGCCGAGTATGTGGCGCCAAAGAGCCTGACCCTCGACCTCAAGGACATGCTCGCAGGAGACGACTTCAAGAAGGACACGAACTCGGTCGGCGTCCTCATGATTAACATCAAGAGGGGCTACGACTTCAAGATGGGCGACACGGCGATTCCCTTCTtcagcgacggcagctcgGATCCTTACGTCTCCGTTGGGTGGGCCAAATTTGGCAGGGTACTCTGGAGCACGCGCATCCTCACGTCGGAGATGGAGCCGCGATGGGACGAGACGTGCTTTGTCCTCGTTACTCCAGAGGAGCTGAATATTGAAGAACGGCTGCGCGTCCAGCTCTGGGACTCTGATCGGTTCACTGCCGACGATGATCTGGGCCGCATCGAAGTGCCACTCAAAGAGCTCATGACCGACGAGCAGTCCAAAGGACGCATGTGGAAGCGCACCGACGGCTTCAGGGCCCTCAAATCCGGGGACAACATGCCTGGGAAGCTCGAGTGGAGCGTCGGGTACTTTACCAAGGCGAAGATTCAGCAGGATCAATTTGACAAGCAGACCCACGATCGCAAGGTCAGGTCCATGGATCAGCTGAGGCACAAGGTGGACCAGAGCTGCGAGCGGAAGCTCCGAGAGACCATGTTCAAGGAAGGGCAAACGGAGCGAGACGAagccgagctgcagcagcaaaaggCACAGGAGCTCAAGGCAGAGCAGGACGCCATGATTATatccgccccgccgccggacaAGTATCCCAGCGGGCTGTTCAGCCTACAGATCCACAACATCACCGggctcgagctcgtcaagcTCAGCAAGTCGCagagcgtcgacgacgaggaggcgagcgacgaggaggaaacGGGCGAGAGCCTCCCGAGCTCGTACTgcaccgtcatcgtcaaccaCAGCAAGACGTTCAAGACGCGAACCAAGCCCCAGAACGCGAAGCCCTTCTTCAACGCGGGGTGCGAGCGCTTCATCCGCGACTGGAGGGACTGCGACGTCTACGTCTCCGTCCGAGACGCCCGGCTGCACGAGGACGACCCCCTGCTGGGCATCGTGCACCTGCCCCTCGGCGACATATTCAGGGACCGCTCGCAGGTCATGGGCTTCTGGCCCCTctcgggcggcatcggccaCGGCAGGATCAGACTGTCCATGGTCTGGAGGAGCGTGAGGCTGCAGGCGCCGCGGAACCTCCTGGGCTGGAACTACGGCACCGTGGACGTGCAGCCGCGGGCCACCAGCTCGGACTGCCCGCGGGACCTGCGCTCCTGCAAGCTCAAGCTCAAGACCAACATAAGCATGGGCAAGCTGTACGcacgaggtggtggcggccatgatgacgacaataacaacagcagcaacaacaacagcaacgagGCCAGGTGGACGGCCAAGAGGGGGCAAAACGTCAGCCTCGCGGTGCACAAGCGGTACAGCAGCTGCATGTCCATCTCgttcaaggacaagggcTTCTTCGGGGACAAGGTGGCGGCGTTTTGCGTCCTGTGGCTCAAGGACATacccgacgaggaggagcaggagctcgagctgccCATCTGCAAGGGCGACTTTGAACGCGCAACGGCCAActgcctcgacgaggcgggcgagaggcTTGGTACCTTGAAGCTGAAGCTCACGTTCTGGGCCGGCATG GGCGCCGCGCACTCAGCGTGGGCTTCGCGCAATCAAAACACGCGCGACGTGGTCGAAGTCATCGACACGTCGCGCGACAACCTCGACGCGGACAAGATGCAGAAGGAGGCCGGCatcgtggacgaggaggcgtcgagcgacagcgacagctccgacagcgacagctctgatgacgacgacgatgatgacgacgacaaaaaGGTCAAcaacggcgagggcaaaGCCAAGGGCAGAAGaaacggcgtcggcggccggtcCGCGATccccgacggcagcgagggcgacaAGCAGGGCCCGCTGGACCAGATCCGCGACTACCGCCGGCGGGACAAGGCGCTGCACAGGCAGCACCGCGGCATCATGCAGTGGAAGGTGCCGCGGACGGGCCGCTGGGTCAAGCACAAGATGGAGagggtcggcgacggcgtgtcGGGCTTGTTTGACCGGCACTCCAAGCAGGAGGGCATCGAGACGGAGGTGTGA
- a CDS encoding uncharacterized protein (EggNog:ENOG503P96B~TransMembrane:4 (i17-36o42-60i118-140o152-175i)) has translation MADNEPATAAVAHPLRLLLAGCFIPALPLCVTHGVLSSNPVPAVGLIPQAASVVSSLLLLRLRAAPAPDTEHQAGHGTLANGERAHDGDGYDDDDHAHEDAADDDPRHVLRETLSHPIAVFLFDTLLAASYMIVLVFTWISPSRSPSLSMLAAYATIPLLTSFLGHLFLALRALYDGLAVRGLVRYVAWRAVPSDCPHCSARLRPAQLPEFPWLRALRTSFRRLRQLRRRRRGDDGYAPVFVSETGRYRDDDDGDDEHRGDGHDGGVGPAAADDDMRAEQPEAVEVRSRERRGKKSAQPAPEDAAPGGNE, from the exons atggccgacaACGAGCCTgccaccgctgccgtcgcccaccCGCTTCgtctgctcctcgccggctgCTTCATCCCAGCCCTCCCGCTCTGCGTCACCCACGGCGTCCTATCCAGCAaccccgtccccgccgtTGGTCTCATCCCCCAGgccgcgtccgtcgtctcctcactgctactgctacgCCTTCgtgccgcgccagcgccagacACCGAGCATCAGGCCGGACATGGCACCCTCGCCAACGGAGAGCGTGctcacgacggcgacggctatgatgatgacgaccaTGCTCACGAAGACGCGGCCGATGACGACCCTCGCCATGTCTTGCGCGAGACGCTTTCGCACCCcatcgccgtcttcttgtTCGACACCCTCCTCGCAGCGTCTTACATGATTGTCCTCGTCTTCACCTGGATATCACCTTCGCGCTCCCCCTCGCTCAGCATGCTCGCCGCCTACGCCAccatccccctcctcacCAGCTT CCTCGGACACCTGTTtctcgccctgcgcgccctctacgacggccttgccgtcCGCGGGCTCGTCAGGTACGTCGCGTGGCGCGCAGTCCCGTCCGACTGCCCGCACTGTagcgcccgcctgcgccctGCCCAGCTCCCCGAGTTCCCTTGGCTGAGGGCGCTGCGCACCAGCttccgccgtctccgtcaactccgccgccgccgccgtggtgacgACGGGTACGCGCCCGTCTTTGTGAGCGAGACGGGACGTTAtcgagacgacgatgacggcgacgatgagcatcgcggcgacggccatgacggcggtgtcgggccggcggctgcagaTGACGACATGAGGGCGGAgcagcccgaggccgtcgaggtcagGAGCAGGGAGCGGAGGGGCAAGAAGAGCGCCCAGCCTGCGCCCGAAGACGCTGCGCCTGGGGGTAATGAGTGA